The genomic DNA ACCACCGGCAAAGACAAAAGTTGCAGCAAATATcaataaattattaagaaaagTATCAGAACAAACAAGCTTGATAACCTGAGCCAGCTCACAGAAAAAATGTGGGATTTCTAGGTCTGTGCAGAAGGAGAGCCTCAAAACCATAAGACTGTGCAGCAGGGCATCCATAATGCTAAGGAAAAGTGAGAGTAGAATCATCAGGCCACAGCAAATTGGGTTCATGATGACTGTGTACCTCAGGGGTTTGCaaatggccacatagcggtcataggccatcacagCCAGTAGAAAATTCTCCATGCCACcaaaaattgaaagaaagcaGATTTGAGAGAGACATTCTATGTAACTTATGCTGTCATCCTCTGCTTGAATGTTCACCAGCATTTTGGGGATTGTAACTGTACTATAACAAATGTCATTAATGGATAGAATAGAGAGGAAGAAGTACATAGGTGTATGTAGTTGG from Acomys russatus chromosome 14, mAcoRus1.1, whole genome shotgun sequence includes the following:
- the LOC127197964 gene encoding olfactory receptor 7G2-like: MEQKNQTAVSEFHLLGLTDNHKLLPLIFTMFLSMYLITVLGNLLIFITIGSGSQLHTPMYFFLSILSINDICYSTVTIPKMLVNIQAEDDSISYIECLSQICFLSIFGGMENFLLAVMAYDRYVAICKPLRYTVIMNPICCGLMILLSLFLSIMDALLHSLMVLRLSFCTDLEIPHFFCELAQVIKLVCSDTFLNNLLIFAATFVFAGGPICGIAFSYIYIVSSVLRMPSSGGKHKAFSTCASHLSVVSLFYGTGLGVYISSAVTDSLGNTVMASVMYSVVPPLLNPFIYSIRNREMKKALSKLAGRFLYLV